Proteins co-encoded in one Candidatus Polarisedimenticolaceae bacterium genomic window:
- a CDS encoding glycosyltransferase N-terminal domain-containing protein: protein MRRLYNAALLPLAAAAFAYGRWPRRTEGARLERDQRLGRHLPAVAPGAIWIHGASVGEARLAKSLATRLREAVPGRPLAVSAVTPTGRAILPGPPLADAAFYFPLDFPSVQRRAFDALAPGLLLLIETELWPNTLAEARDRGVPVVLANARLAPERFGRYRRLRALYAPMLASLAGVAVPDEAEAERFAALGVPRGTLRITGNLKFEVPLPEVSPDTLRARLRLDPARPVVAAGSTGAGEDTLVLDAYEAARSRVPSLALLLAPRHPARFEEAATAAAARGLAVARASRAEPLEGADVLVVDTIGDLAGLYGIAWAAFVGGTLVPVGGHNLLEPIAAGCTVLFGPETGHVEEMARTLLAAGAAERVPDAASLGAAWVRLIEDGALRQRRLDAGRGLLLAHRGALARTVDLVREVLAA, encoded by the coding sequence ATGAGACGCCTTTACAACGCCGCGCTGCTGCCTCTCGCGGCCGCGGCGTTCGCGTACGGACGCTGGCCGCGGCGCACCGAAGGCGCCCGTCTCGAGCGCGATCAGCGGCTGGGACGGCACCTGCCCGCCGTCGCCCCCGGCGCGATCTGGATCCACGGCGCATCGGTCGGGGAAGCACGGCTGGCCAAGTCGCTCGCGACCCGTCTGCGGGAGGCGGTACCGGGCCGCCCGCTCGCGGTCTCCGCGGTGACGCCGACCGGCCGGGCGATCCTCCCGGGGCCGCCCCTCGCCGACGCGGCGTTCTATTTCCCACTCGATTTCCCCTCGGTCCAAAGGCGGGCGTTCGACGCCCTCGCCCCCGGGCTTCTCCTCCTCATCGAGACCGAGCTGTGGCCGAACACGCTCGCGGAGGCGCGAGACCGCGGCGTCCCCGTCGTGCTCGCGAACGCGCGCCTGGCCCCCGAGCGCTTCGGTCGCTACCGCCGGTTGCGCGCCCTCTACGCCCCGATGCTCGCCTCCCTCGCCGGGGTCGCGGTCCCCGACGAGGCCGAGGCGGAACGCTTCGCCGCGCTCGGCGTTCCGCGCGGGACGCTCCGGATCACCGGCAATCTCAAGTTCGAGGTGCCGCTGCCGGAGGTCAGCCCCGACACGCTCCGTGCGCGCCTCCGTCTCGACCCCGCCCGGCCGGTCGTCGCCGCGGGGTCGACCGGCGCCGGCGAGGACACGCTCGTCCTGGACGCCTACGAGGCGGCGCGGAGCCGTGTGCCGTCGCTTGCGCTCCTCCTCGCACCGCGTCACCCCGCGCGCTTCGAGGAGGCGGCGACGGCGGCGGCCGCCCGCGGCCTCGCTGTGGCGCGCGCGTCACGTGCGGAGCCGCTCGAAGGCGCCGATGTCCTCGTCGTCGACACGATCGGGGATCTCGCCGGACTCTACGGGATCGCGTGGGCGGCGTTCGTCGGCGGGACGCTCGTCCCGGTCGGCGGGCACAACCTGCTCGAGCCGATCGCCGCGGGGTGCACCGTCCTCTTCGGACCCGAGACGGGCCACGTTGAGGAGATGGCGCGGACGCTGCTCGCGGCGGGGGCGGCCGAGCGCGTTCCCGACGCCGCGTCGCTCGGTGCGGCCTGGGTGCGCCTGATCGAGGACGGCGCCCTGCGGCAGCGCCGCCTCGACGCGGGCCGCGGGCTCCTCCTCGCGCATCGCGGCGCGCTCGCGCGGACGGTCGATCTCGTGCGCGAGGTCCTCGCGGCATGA
- the lpxK gene encoding tetraacyldisaccharide 4'-kinase, whose translation MRAASLLAPLSAVYGLAIRARNAILDRKAPVNVDGIPVVSIGNLAVGGTGKTPLAAWVARRLVQERKLPAIVSRGYGGSAGPGPVVVSTGEGPRVDARVCGDEPYLLAKTLPGTIVVVGSDRVAGVRAAAAAGAHCVVLDDGFQHRRLHRDLDVVLLDGRDPFDGGLLPAGKLREPPGALARAGLVVLTRLGASDRAAEAEAAVRAAGFRGPIVRAGHRAVGFFGAAGEARPVPPRALAFCGIGDPGLFADDLAAAGVRVERLRAFRDHHAYSAARWLALRAEAEAIGIPLVTTEKDLSRLESVAGESLLDAPLLVLRVEAVVWNEGPLLAALRKAVP comes from the coding sequence ATGAGGGCGGCGTCGCTTCTCGCCCCGCTGTCGGCCGTGTACGGACTGGCGATCCGCGCGCGGAACGCGATCCTCGATCGCAAGGCGCCGGTCAACGTCGACGGGATCCCGGTCGTGAGCATCGGCAATCTCGCCGTCGGCGGCACGGGCAAGACGCCGCTCGCGGCCTGGGTGGCGCGCCGCCTCGTCCAAGAGCGCAAGCTCCCCGCGATCGTCTCGCGCGGCTACGGCGGCTCCGCGGGTCCCGGCCCCGTCGTCGTCTCGACCGGCGAGGGCCCGCGCGTCGATGCGCGCGTCTGCGGTGACGAGCCGTATCTCCTCGCCAAGACCCTTCCCGGCACGATCGTCGTTGTCGGCTCCGACCGTGTCGCCGGCGTTCGTGCCGCGGCCGCGGCGGGAGCGCACTGCGTCGTCCTCGACGACGGCTTCCAGCACCGGAGGCTCCATCGCGATCTCGACGTCGTTCTCCTGGACGGGCGGGACCCGTTCGACGGTGGGCTCCTCCCCGCGGGAAAGCTGCGCGAGCCGCCGGGCGCTCTCGCGCGCGCCGGGCTCGTCGTCCTCACGCGGCTCGGCGCGAGCGACCGTGCCGCCGAGGCCGAGGCCGCGGTGCGCGCCGCCGGGTTCCGCGGGCCGATCGTCCGCGCGGGGCACCGGGCGGTCGGGTTCTTCGGCGCCGCGGGTGAAGCGCGACCCGTTCCGCCGCGCGCGCTCGCGTTCTGCGGCATCGGCGACCCGGGACTCTTCGCGGACGACCTGGCGGCGGCGGGGGTCCGGGTCGAGCGCCTCCGCGCCTTCCGGGACCACCACGCGTACAGCGCCGCACGCTGGCTCGCGCTCCGGGCCGAGGCGGAGGCGATCGGGATTCCTCTCGTGACGACCGAGAAGGACCTCTCGCGCCTGGAGTCGGTCGCCGGAGAGTCGCTTCTCGACGCCCCTCTCCTCGTGCTGCGCGTCGAGGCGGTCGTCTGGAACGAGGGTCCGCTCCTCGCCGCGCTCCGCAAGGCCGTCCCATGA
- a CDS encoding lysophospholipid acyltransferase family protein: protein MNRARQLVEAAAVETAFRLARVLPRRALLGLGAAAGALLGRIDLRHTRIARENLARAYGDTVPAPERERILRRCWRHFGRIGLDVLYFPRLGRDDLGGVLAIEGAEHLRQALTLGRGALVFSAHYGHWEAGAYAMGLLEIPFAVIGRPLDNPLLERRLLALRGGTGNAVIPKRRAVRETMKALAAGTAVAILIDQDARDDGVFVPFFGRPASTTPTLALLALRTGAPVVPVFARVAADGTIGVHVQPAVPIEATGDRDADVLRVTAACTAVVETWVRRDPEQWLWMHRRWKTVPRGGSE, encoded by the coding sequence ATGAACCGCGCCCGCCAGCTCGTCGAGGCGGCGGCGGTCGAGACGGCGTTCCGTCTCGCGCGGGTCCTCCCGCGCCGCGCGCTCCTCGGGCTCGGTGCCGCGGCGGGCGCCCTCCTCGGCCGCATCGACCTCCGGCACACGCGGATCGCGCGGGAGAACCTCGCGCGCGCTTACGGGGATACCGTCCCCGCGCCGGAGCGCGAGCGGATCCTCAGGCGCTGCTGGCGGCATTTCGGAAGGATCGGGCTCGACGTGCTCTATTTCCCGCGGCTGGGCCGCGACGATCTCGGCGGCGTTCTCGCGATCGAGGGCGCGGAACACCTGCGTCAGGCGTTGACACTCGGCCGAGGCGCCCTGGTCTTCTCGGCGCACTACGGGCACTGGGAGGCGGGCGCCTACGCGATGGGACTCCTCGAGATCCCGTTCGCCGTGATCGGGCGGCCCCTCGACAACCCGCTCCTCGAGCGCCGCCTGCTGGCGCTGCGCGGCGGGACCGGGAACGCGGTCATCCCGAAGCGCCGCGCGGTCCGCGAGACGATGAAGGCGCTCGCCGCCGGAACCGCCGTCGCCATCCTCATCGACCAGGACGCCCGCGACGACGGCGTCTTCGTGCCGTTCTTCGGCCGACCGGCGTCCACGACGCCGACGCTCGCGCTCCTGGCTCTCAGGACCGGAGCCCCGGTCGTTCCCGTCTTCGCGCGCGTGGCCGCGGACGGTACAATCGGCGTTCACGTCCAGCCCGCGGTTCCGATCGAGGCGACCGGCGATCGCGACGCCGATGTCCTCCGCGTGACCGCGGCCTGCACGGCGGTCGTCGAGACGTGGGTCCGGCGCGATCCCGAGCAGTGGCTCTGGATGCACCGGCGATGGAAAACGGTGCCGCGTGGCGGGAGCGAATAG
- a CDS encoding HAD family hydrolase yields MGRRAIIMDRDGTVCEEVGYVNHLSRIRLLARSAEAIRRANDAGFQTVVVTNQAGVARGYFDEHLVDEVHDRVREMLGEGGARLDGLYYCPHHPEVGPPPYRKACDCRKPRPGMLLRARDEMGIDLVRSYMIGDSVRDIEAGHRAGATTVLVLTGYGRGELEYQSPGWTVKPAHVADDLLDAVSWILAREAQAP; encoded by the coding sequence TTGGGACGTCGAGCGATCATCATGGACCGTGACGGGACCGTCTGCGAGGAGGTCGGCTACGTGAACCACCTCTCGCGCATACGCCTGCTCGCACGCAGCGCCGAGGCGATCCGCCGGGCGAACGACGCCGGATTCCAGACCGTCGTCGTGACGAACCAGGCCGGCGTCGCGCGCGGGTATTTCGACGAACACCTCGTCGACGAGGTGCACGACCGCGTGCGCGAGATGCTCGGCGAGGGCGGCGCGCGGCTGGACGGTCTCTACTACTGCCCTCATCACCCGGAGGTCGGGCCGCCGCCGTACCGGAAGGCGTGCGATTGCCGCAAGCCGCGTCCCGGCATGCTGCTCCGCGCCCGCGACGAGATGGGGATCGATCTCGTTCGCTCGTACATGATCGGCGACAGCGTCCGCGACATCGAGGCGGGCCACCGCGCGGGGGCGACGACCGTCCTCGTCCTCACCGGCTACGGCCGCGGCGAGCTCGAGTACCAATCGCCGGGCTGGACGGTCAAGCCCGCGCACGTCGCCGACGATCTCCTGGACGCGGTGTCCTGGATCCTCGCGCGCGAGGCTCAGGCCCCGTGA
- a CDS encoding PfkB family carbohydrate kinase: MTKDDAARLLAVVRGFRGLRVAVLADLVCDEFVHGDIARISREAPVLILEHTKTETVAGGGGNAAANLRALGAVPLPVGVVGRDEAGAGLLRLFRRLGIATSGIAVVRGYRTPTKSRVLAGGVHTRRQQIVRIDRGEKPGDLPRGVASRVASALRRQLARADGLLVADYGYGAAVPSLVEATRRSWREKVVTVDSRHRILDYRGVTAITPNQEEVERALGLPGIPSAAALASAGARLLARTGDTHVLVTRGAAGMVLFDKRAKPLAIPAFGSGEVADVTGAGDTVVATFTLALLAGAAPADAATLANVTAGLAVMKYGTATIRPPEIAAALRR, encoded by the coding sequence GTGACCAAGGACGACGCCGCGCGCCTCCTCGCCGTCGTCCGCGGCTTCCGCGGACTTCGGGTCGCGGTTCTCGCCGACCTCGTCTGCGACGAGTTCGTCCACGGCGACATCGCGCGGATCTCCCGCGAGGCGCCGGTCCTCATCCTCGAGCACACGAAGACGGAAACGGTCGCCGGTGGCGGCGGCAACGCCGCCGCCAACCTCCGCGCCCTCGGTGCCGTGCCCCTTCCGGTCGGTGTCGTCGGCCGCGACGAGGCGGGCGCCGGCCTGCTGCGCCTCTTCCGCCGCCTCGGGATCGCGACGAGCGGGATCGCCGTCGTGCGGGGCTACCGCACACCGACGAAGAGCCGCGTCCTCGCCGGGGGCGTGCACACGCGGCGCCAGCAGATCGTCCGCATCGACCGCGGGGAGAAGCCCGGAGACCTCCCCCGGGGGGTCGCGTCGCGGGTCGCGTCGGCCTTGAGACGCCAGCTCGCTCGCGCCGACGGGCTCCTCGTCGCGGACTACGGCTACGGCGCCGCCGTCCCCTCGCTCGTCGAGGCGACGCGCCGCTCGTGGCGTGAGAAGGTCGTCACCGTCGACTCGCGGCACAGGATCCTCGACTATCGCGGCGTCACCGCGATCACGCCGAACCAGGAGGAGGTCGAGCGCGCGCTCGGCCTTCCGGGGATTCCCTCCGCTGCCGCGCTCGCGTCGGCCGGAGCCCGCCTCCTCGCCAGGACCGGGGACACGCACGTCCTCGTCACGCGCGGCGCTGCGGGCATGGTCCTCTTCGACAAGCGCGCGAAGCCGCTCGCGATCCCGGCGTTCGGCTCGGGCGAGGTCGCCGACGTCACCGGCGCCGGCGACACGGTCGTCGCGACGTTCACGCTCGCCCTCCTCGCGGGCGCCGCTCCGGCCGACGCCGCGACGCTCGCGAACGTCACCGCCGGGCTCGCCGTCATGAAGTACGGGACCGCGACGATCCGCCCCCCCGAGATCGCGGCGGCCCTGCGCCGATGA